In the Candidatus Saccharibacteria bacterium oral taxon 488 genome, one interval contains:
- a CDS encoding sortase: MKQIPHAKNRRRWLGMSLAILMLAGGGYTLITALSPFFRAQLINPTRNQTTQLLAATPETNITENRLYIPKIDINVPYATGGAEIMERGAWWRQPENGDPVDGGNFVLSAHRFIMGLTPQQTIQKSPFYNIDKLRTGDEIIIDYRGKRYTYVISRLFDVKPDAVHIESRTNKPQLTLYSCTLGGAADGRTVFVATPR, encoded by the coding sequence GTGAAGCAGATACCCCACGCCAAAAACCGCCGCCGATGGCTCGGTATGAGTCTGGCCATCCTCATGCTCGCTGGTGGCGGCTACACACTCATCACGGCGCTTAGTCCATTCTTTCGCGCCCAGCTCATTAACCCAACGCGCAACCAAACCACCCAGCTTCTCGCCGCTACGCCAGAAACCAACATCACCGAGAATCGTCTCTACATCCCCAAAATTGACATTAACGTGCCGTACGCTACTGGCGGCGCCGAAATTATGGAGCGGGGTGCCTGGTGGCGCCAACCAGAGAATGGCGATCCAGTTGATGGCGGTAATTTTGTCTTGTCGGCCCACCGATTTATCATGGGCCTGACACCGCAGCAAACCATCCAAAAATCACCATTCTACAACATTGATAAGTTGCGCACTGGTGATGAAATAATCATTGATTACCGCGGCAAGCGCTATACCTATGTCATATCCCGGCTATTTGACGTCAAGCCGGATGCCGTTCACATCGAAAGCCGAACCAACAAACCACAGCTTACCCTCTATTCATGCACCCTCGGCGGCGCGGCTGACGGCCGGACGGTTTTTGTAGCTACGCCACGTTAA
- the rpsO gene encoding 30S ribosomal protein S15, whose protein sequence is MISKDDKAKAIALTQVSKDDVGSPQAQVSILTARIKEVTKHLKANKHDFMARRGLIQMVGKRKRLLRYLERTDFESYKAVVAALGLRK, encoded by the coding sequence ATGATTAGCAAAGACGATAAAGCGAAAGCAATTGCTTTGACTCAGGTCAGCAAGGACGACGTTGGCAGCCCGCAGGCGCAGGTGTCGATCTTGACGGCTCGTATCAAAGAGGTCACCAAGCACCTGAAGGCGAATAAGCACGACTTCATGGCACGTCGTGGCTTAATCCAGATGGTTGGCAAGCGTAAGCGCCTGCTCAGATACCTGGAGCGAACTGATTTTGAGAGTTATAAAGCGGTTGTGGCTGCCCTGGGTCTGCGTAAATAG
- the truB gene encoding tRNA pseudouridine(55) synthase TruB, whose product MDEVLLIDKPAGMTSFGVVARLRRVLSQAAGKKVKVGHTGTLDPFATGLMIIVTGKKCREADTFTKLDKWYEAEIMLGEVSTTGDPEGELTRVSTRQPSRSEVEAVLGTLVGEIKQRPPVFSAIKINGRRAYQLARQGQLVDMPERTVSIYALELVTYAYPRLVIRAHVSSGTYIRSLAVDIGQKLGTGAYCHQLRRQAIAEYDVAQAKPLADFGILS is encoded by the coding sequence ATGGACGAGGTGTTGCTCATTGATAAGCCGGCTGGCATGACCAGTTTCGGCGTGGTAGCGCGGCTGCGGCGAGTGCTCAGCCAGGCGGCGGGCAAGAAAGTGAAAGTTGGCCATACTGGTACGCTCGATCCGTTTGCTACGGGACTGATGATTATTGTGACGGGCAAGAAGTGTCGCGAGGCCGATACCTTTACCAAGCTCGATAAGTGGTATGAAGCAGAAATCATGCTTGGCGAGGTATCGACGACTGGTGATCCTGAGGGTGAACTGACTCGCGTGTCGACGCGGCAGCCATCTCGCAGTGAGGTTGAAGCGGTACTCGGTACATTGGTGGGTGAAATCAAACAACGACCGCCAGTGTTTAGCGCCATCAAGATCAATGGCCGCCGGGCCTATCAGCTGGCGCGTCAGGGTCAGCTAGTCGATATGCCGGAGCGCACCGTGTCGATCTATGCCTTGGAGCTTGTCACCTATGCGTATCCTCGCCTGGTGATTCGAGCGCATGTTTCGAGCGGTACGTACATTCGGAGCCTAGCGGTTGACATTGGTCAAAAACTGGGAACGGGGGCCTATTGTCACCAGCTGCGCCGCCAGGCTATCGCTGAATATGACGTTGCCCAGGCAAAACCATTAGCGGATTTTGGGATTTTGTCTTGA
- a CDS encoding prepilin-type N-terminal cleavage/methylation domain-containing protein, translated as MGRQTGFTIVELLIVMVVIAILATIGIVSYSGVHQDATDTKIRSIVKIAGDALQVYETQRRTLPSGQGTFNSANSVDSLVPQYIQPGYREGVSSKNASGPDDIFVWYPCKDTSGKITGIAVFAALNSAKPQESAQVNAVKATCNIPGAAVPTTGRPAYNYVQTF; from the coding sequence ATGGGTAGGCAGACAGGTTTTACAATCGTTGAGTTATTAATTGTGATGGTCGTGATCGCGATTTTGGCGACCATCGGTATTGTGTCATATTCAGGCGTGCACCAGGATGCTACTGATACTAAGATTCGTTCCATCGTCAAGATCGCCGGGGACGCGCTGCAGGTATATGAAACGCAGAGACGAACGCTGCCGTCAGGACAGGGGACGTTCAATAGTGCGAATAGTGTTGACTCGCTTGTGCCGCAGTATATCCAGCCGGGGTATCGCGAGGGCGTCAGCAGCAAGAACGCGTCTGGTCCGGATGATATTTTTGTCTGGTATCCGTGCAAAGATACCTCTGGTAAGATAACAGGTATTGCGGTATTTGCGGCCCTTAATTCTGCCAAGCCGCAGGAGTCGGCTCAAGTTAACGCGGTCAAGGCGACCTGCAACATTCCGGGTGCAGCTGTGCCGACTACGGGTAGACCAGCCTATAACTACGTGCAGACCTTTTAG